In Methanoregula formicica SMSP, the DNA window CCGTGCCGAGAGGTCATAGGTCCGTGAGAAGGTGCTCCCCATCACGTTCTCGAATGTTGCAACAGCCTTTGCCTCCGAAAGCATCGTCTCCAGCGGGTACTCGTTGACCTGATCGGCGGCAAGCGCCTGGATGCTATACTCAATATTGACCGGGACAAGAGAAACGTGGACGTTCACAGCATCGGCATTGCCGGAATTCCGGATAATGATCCCTTTTGCATTTTCCTTCAGCTCAACGACAACATCGGGCAGGTTCTTTGTATCCTGCATGATGAAGAGCGACATGGCAATGACTGCAACAAGGACAAGGACAACACCGCCAGCATAGATACTGATGAGGGATGCGACTATCGTAAGGATGATCCCGGCACCGGCCAGGAACAGGAATTTCCGGTCCATAGTCTTCATTGTCCCGTTCCCTTCATCTGTTTAACGGTTTTTTGCCGGGATGCGCGTTTCCTGTTCTCATGTAACCGTGGCATTCACGGTCTGCCCGCCCCGACGGGTTCACGGGAGGTTGTGGAGCTTTTTTAAGAGATCAATAGTCTTCCGGTTGGCCTTTTTGACCGGCTCCTCCGGGACCCGGGCCGGATTTGTCGATCCCAGTGTGTCGAATACCGAGCGGATCGCCTCGGGCTGGGACGGGCCGTAGCCCCCTTCGAGCACGAACGCCAGGGGACAATCCCTCCCGTCGCGGACCAGTGCTGCGAGCGTCCCGATATCTGCAGGCTTAAGGAGCATGCTCTCCTGCGGGTCATCGGACAGGGTGTCCTGTCCCGCGGACACGATGACAAGGTCGGGGCGGAAACGCTCCACAGCCGGGAGGATCACTTCCATGAAGACCGCGTAATAATCGGCGATACCGGACTTGTGGACAAGAGGGGCATTGACATTGAAGCCCAGGCCCTCGTTACTGCCAATCTCCTGCAAGGTCCCGGTATGAGGAAAATTGTCCATCTCGTGTGTTGAACAGTAGAGCACCCTGTTGCTGGAGTAAAAAATACTCTGCGTTCCGTTGCCGTGGTGGGCATCCCAGTCGATGATCGCAACGCGGTCGACCTGCTGCAGCGCATGGGCGGCAGCCACCGCGGCGTTATTCAGGAGGCAGAACCCCATTGCCCGGTCCGCCTCTGCGTGATGGCCCGGGGGGCGCACGAGAGCAAAACAGCACTCCCCGTCAAACGACCGGTCCACAGCAGCAATGGCGGACCCGACCGCGTAGGTGGCCACTTCATAGGAACAGGGATTGATGTACGTGTTCTGGTCAAGGTATCCCTGCTTGATCTGGTTGTTCTCGAAATACCCGCCGGTGTAGATGTACTCGTCGAGCGTACAGAAGTCAACGTGTTTCACGCACTGCCGCTCAAGCCAGGTGAGGTACCCGGGAACATGCACCCGCTGAAGTTCCTCAAAGGTAGCGGGAACCGGGGGGTAGATGGAGAGACCTTTTGGCAGGCGTTCAAGGATACTGACCAGCCGGTCATGGCATTCCTTGTGCCCTTTGCAGTCATGGTTGGCAAAGATATCCCCGGTTATCGCTGAGCACTTCATGGTAAGGTTCCCGTGACCGGATGAGTGATACTATCTTCTCCCTGTTCTGGTTTGAATTTTATTGCTGTGACAGCGCCGCTCCTCACAGCGCTGTGCAAACAACCCGTGAAAAGCAGCAATGCTTGGCGTTACCGGCAATTGTTGACACCTTTATTCCCTATTCACGATTTAAAGCGCGCGGAATGCGCGAAATGGGAATTTTTCCTCTGAAGGTCACAAAAAAACACACGCCAATTCCGGAACATGATTAATCAAAGATGGTTACTTTTTCCCACGAGTAATGTGCGGTTGTTATTCCTTGCAGACATGAATTCCCTGAGCTGCGCCGGAAATGCTGTCGGATTCCGGCGAACAATTCGAAAATTATTAATAACAACATACCCGAGATTCTGTTTAACCTATACGAGACCCGTAATGTCAGTTGCTGGTATAGGTGATTGATTCAGAGGTGTGTAAAAAAATGGTGTTTCATCCACCGGTAGCTATCACGGCCAAGGCCGGAGATGCCGGGAAGTACAAAGTTGGCCTGCCGGCCTGGAACATGGTCCTCCGTGGATTCATGTCCGGTGCGTACATCGCCATGGGTGCTGCTCTTGCGACGGTCTGTTCAACCGGTATTCAGGCAAGCGACCCAACGCTTGCATTCGGCACGGCAAGTGCCGGTTTTGCCCAGTTAATCCTGGGTGCTGTGTTCCCTGTTGGGCTTATTATCACCGTGCTTACCGGTGCTGAGCTCTTCACGGGCGACGCAATGCTCGCCCCAATGGCCGCGTTCATCCACAAGGTCACCTGGACACAGGTCCTGAACCTTTGGCTCTGGGTATACATCGGGAACTTCATCGGATCGGTTGTCTTTGCCTACATCATGGCAAACGGGCCGTTCGTCAGCTTCGATGCAGCAGGTGTCGGTACCCTGACAGCCTTCGGTACTCGGGCCATTGCGATTGCCAAGGCCAAGACCGCGTATGTTGGCCTTATGGGCTTCTGGTCTGCGTTCCTCAAGGGCATTGCGTGCAACTGGCTGGTCAACCTCGCCATCCTGCTCGGTATCTGTGCAGATGATGCGGTCGGCAAGTTCTTCGGTATCTGGTTCCCGATCATGGCCTTCGTTGCCAGCGGCTTCGAACACTCGGTCGCGAACATGTACTTTATCCCCGCGGGTATCTTCGCGCAGGGTTTTGTTACAGATCCCACCAAGATCGTTGCCAGTGTCAACTGGGTCACGATGTGGACAGCGAACGTCATACCGGTTACACTCGGTAACATCGTCGGAGGCCTGCTCTTCGTTGGTGTGATCTACTGGGTTGCATTCCGGAAAGAGATCGCAGCGCTGAAGTAGATCCTTAATCATAACATTTTTCGATGAAGATCGGAAATGTTGATGTAAAGGTCTCAATTCTCGCAATTGCGGTCTTTGTAATCTTTACTATACTCGTAATAATCGCCTCAATATACAGTCCGGTCGTCAGGTCGCAACTGATCTGGCTTGCA includes these proteins:
- a CDS encoding histone deacetylase family protein; this encodes MKCSAITGDIFANHDCKGHKECHDRLVSILERLPKGLSIYPPVPATFEELQRVHVPGYLTWLERQCVKHVDFCTLDEYIYTGGYFENNQIKQGYLDQNTYINPCSYEVATYAVGSAIAAVDRSFDGECCFALVRPPGHHAEADRAMGFCLLNNAAVAAAHALQQVDRVAIIDWDAHHGNGTQSIFYSSNRVLYCSTHEMDNFPHTGTLQEIGSNEGLGFNVNAPLVHKSGIADYYAVFMEVILPAVERFRPDLVIVSAGQDTLSDDPQESMLLKPADIGTLAALVRDGRDCPLAFVLEGGYGPSQPEAIRSVFDTLGSTNPARVPEEPVKKANRKTIDLLKKLHNLP
- a CDS encoding formate/nitrite transporter family protein, whose amino-acid sequence is MVFHPPVAITAKAGDAGKYKVGLPAWNMVLRGFMSGAYIAMGAALATVCSTGIQASDPTLAFGTASAGFAQLILGAVFPVGLIITVLTGAELFTGDAMLAPMAAFIHKVTWTQVLNLWLWVYIGNFIGSVVFAYIMANGPFVSFDAAGVGTLTAFGTRAIAIAKAKTAYVGLMGFWSAFLKGIACNWLVNLAILLGICADDAVGKFFGIWFPIMAFVASGFEHSVANMYFIPAGIFAQGFVTDPTKIVASVNWVTMWTANVIPVTLGNIVGGLLFVGVIYWVAFRKEIAALK